From one Caldithrix abyssi DSM 13497 genomic stretch:
- a CDS encoding TolC family protein, which produces MIQRRGRRLLFVCLFLLFPTLLLSQTLSLAECVKQAVQASYQLRASEFRSQSARKDYALKKAGNLPQFFGLLSYEREQLTPYGFSRQWSLLQADWALGDFLLKTQNIAQKRAIAAGQAVEGQRLAVARRTVLLFIEALKQKEVNALLKQRLHNLQLHEKITRALWQSGSKNELDVLQTEAEILELKEEMEKTLSRRRLLLNELALIIGRSAADSLRQLPLNSAQIANTPLPVFDEERLKNHPLWRMLQFKVEAARLTQKAVRASQLPRLQVSFGFVQDGDPTGDGNYWLASAGIRFPLFQWNRSQIARQKRQMVFKTIRSEQSAALRQLRIEAQRALTELKKLKRILQLQQQRVKKTEQMVQMARTQYKAGLITNLEFLTIQEQFTASQIALRNTQLDYAAQLAQFYLVTNQPEKLQAW; this is translated from the coding sequence ATGATTCAAAGGCGTGGTAGGCGGCTTCTTTTCGTTTGTCTGTTTCTGCTGTTTCCGACTTTGCTTTTATCTCAGACGCTTTCGCTGGCAGAGTGCGTAAAGCAGGCCGTACAGGCCAGCTACCAGCTGCGGGCGAGCGAATTTCGTTCTCAGTCAGCCCGGAAAGATTACGCCTTAAAAAAGGCGGGAAATTTACCTCAGTTTTTCGGATTGTTATCTTACGAGCGCGAGCAGCTCACGCCCTACGGTTTTAGTAGGCAATGGTCTTTGCTGCAGGCCGATTGGGCTTTAGGAGATTTTCTTCTTAAAACGCAAAACATCGCCCAAAAGCGCGCTATTGCTGCCGGCCAGGCGGTAGAAGGGCAACGCCTGGCCGTGGCGCGGCGTACGGTTTTGCTGTTCATCGAAGCCCTGAAGCAAAAAGAAGTCAACGCACTTCTAAAACAGCGATTGCACAATTTACAGCTGCACGAAAAAATAACCCGCGCCCTGTGGCAATCCGGCTCCAAAAATGAGTTAGATGTGCTGCAAACGGAGGCGGAAATCCTGGAACTAAAAGAAGAAATGGAAAAAACGCTGAGCAGGCGCCGCTTGCTGCTCAACGAGCTGGCCCTCATCATCGGACGCTCTGCCGCAGACAGTTTGCGCCAGCTTCCGCTCAACAGCGCGCAAATCGCCAACACGCCCCTGCCTGTTTTTGATGAAGAACGGTTAAAAAACCATCCCCTGTGGCGCATGTTACAATTTAAAGTGGAAGCCGCCCGTCTGACCCAAAAAGCCGTTCGCGCCTCGCAATTACCGCGCCTGCAGGTGAGTTTTGGTTTTGTTCAGGATGGCGATCCCACTGGCGACGGCAATTACTGGCTGGCCAGCGCTGGCATTCGTTTCCCTTTGTTCCAATGGAACCGAAGTCAAATTGCCCGCCAAAAAAGGCAAATGGTATTTAAAACGATACGCAGCGAACAATCGGCGGCCTTACGCCAGCTGCGCATTGAAGCCCAAAGAGCGCTGACAGAACTAAAAAAATTGAAACGCATTTTACAGCTTCAACAGCAGCGCGTCAAAAAAACTGAACAGATGGTGCAAATGGCACGAACTCAATACAAAGCCGGTTTAATTACCAATCTGGAATTTTTAACGATCCAGGAACAATTCACCGCATCGCAAATTGCCCTGCGCAATACGCAACTGGATTATGCCGCTCAACTGGCGCAGTTCTACCTGGTCACCAATCAGCCGGAAAAATTGCAGGCGTGGTAA